AAGATAATGGCTCAATCTAAAAGGCTTGATTATCCACTCTCTCTTGTAATATTTGATATAGATTTTTTCAAAAAGATCAATGATAAATATGGACATTTAGCTGGCGATAAAGTTCTTAAAGCATTTGCTTCTTTGCTTATGCACAGAATGCGTGAATCAGATATAGTTGTCAGGTATGGAGGGGAAGAGTTTATTGCTATTCTTCCTGAAACAAGTAAGAAAAGGGCTTTTATTACGGTTGAGTCAATAAGAAAAGTTGTTGAAGAGATGAAAGTTCATATAGATAGTATTGATTTGATACGAATAACAATGTCTGCAGGTATATCTGAATATAATTATGAAGACAGCTTAGAAGAGTGGATCAAGCGTGCTGATGATGCTCTCTATTTGGCGAAAGATAGAGGTCGTAATCGTATTGAAATGGAATAGTTTTAAAGATTTTATCCTTTTTTCAACAATAGTCCTGCCAAAATAATCATACCTATTCCAATCCACGTAAATAGACCTGGAAATGGATCACCAAGCATAATACCAAATCCAATAGCAAATGGAATATTTGTGTAGCTTACAACACCAATAACTCCTGCACGTCCCAAGCT
The Hydrogenimonas thermophila DNA segment above includes these coding regions:
- a CDS encoding GGDEF domain-containing protein — translated: KIMAQSKRLDYPLSLVIFDIDFFKKINDKYGHLAGDKVLKAFASLLMHRMRESDIVVRYGGEEFIAILPETSKKRAFITVESIRKVVEEMKVHIDSIDLIRITMSAGISEYNYEDSLEEWIKRADDALYLAKDRGRNRIEME